A genome region from Neodiprion fabricii isolate iyNeoFabr1 unplaced genomic scaffold, iyNeoFabr1.1 ptg000037l, whole genome shotgun sequence includes the following:
- the LOC124187279 gene encoding uncharacterized protein LOC124187279, translating to MEKELCVFSQTIEDNRDRLELDRNRERVEAMNSESIIAEHRYNGDIEKGTFKTVEQLHVGEMNVKCKHCNAERFKYETGRVANNCCHGGKITLPPLTEYPDVLQRLREGNDEVSRHFRQHIRSYNDAFAFASFNCTVADMGNSGPYVMKIIGDVSYKISTSLETANNNRPRYGQIYIYDVQTQLALRENDARRANLLEIIGRLIIDINPYAANFKTTYERFVKGESLVRLNFIALKEDDRRRSMAPTCGELAALIVSDDGAVSENIEVQVFPKQDRAVGYVPRYSHHVDPMTFPLLFPSGDLGWSYNMKHVGTNKKISPVQYYVHRLALRRGEAQNQLLRSGRLTQHYVIHAYLTIESQRLLFLRNNQKQLRVECYKGMTDHISNSEANTSDRTRLGNQMILPSSFSGSMRHMQQQYQDAMAITRKVGRPDLFITMTCNPKWPEICTVLKDFPTGTTVNDIPTIACRIFNMRLQQALKEIESGSVFGKIEGYVYTVEFQKRGLPHAHILFILNNNDKLLTPEAIDSFISAEIPDKRIHQQLYQSVTSHMLHGPHTSKIPCWNSVTKSCSKKFPKDLVENTDISGGGFPKYRRRKNTDINYYRNRVEGRNIQVDNSMVVPHNPYLLAKYDCHMNVEYCASIMAIKYLFKYIHKGHDRARVQITDSNSESDGQPIINEIQDYVDSRYVGPMEAAWRILELPMHGRSHAVTRLPVHLPGQQYATFEEGREVEAATNEKKWRTHLIAWFELNSIDEMARNITYANTPDYYSFQEATKTWKKRKYACQVVSRMTNVSPRDSERFHLKLILGHATNARSFIDLRTVNGKEWNTFREAAVDMGLTATNDEAFKIFDEAVSILMPKRLRHFFVWYLIGEMPSNAIDLWNTYKKALSEDFVDQHENRALCAIEHLLRAEARSCADFYLPIPEIIFENEAEEITVENIETFAKKGNELVKQLNNDQKIIYTQIFDNIIDNKSTDRKQEKCFYIDGSGGTGKTFLYNALYYMLKSEKKNVACVAWTGIAAILLPYGTTAHKTFGLPLTLQKEGTIFTNATMKKKIQSIDVFIWDECSMIPKIALELIDRTLKDIMEDASPFGGKTIILGGDFRQVLPIVKRGGKQQIIEETIKYSTLWSIFEKLSLKKNMRAKEDAAKFSEWLLNIGNGEVELFGPEKEIQSNNLIDDLYPRNLPLDELTNRAILAPLNVEVNQLNTEILRRMDGNIFESKSIDYATLQGIDTADAALDEEATLRYPTEYLNGLTSSGLPPHNLQLKVGAIVMSLRNLSISDGLCNGTRLVVREIHSRILIGELLIGERKRQIVEIPRIKLDTPGDTDMPFILHRRQFPVRLAFAITINKSQGQSFEHVGIFIDRPIFGHGQLYVALSRCRSKKGIKIQLKKNENAIKNIVYKEIIE from the coding sequence ATGGAGAAGGAACTGTGTGTATTCAGCCAAACAATAGAAGATAACAGAGACAGGTTGGAATTAGACAGAAACAGAGAACGAGTGGAAGCAATGAACAGTGAATCAATCATTGCTGAGCATCGTTACAACGGGGATATTGAAAAAGGCACTTTTAAAACTGTAGAACAACTACACGTGGGTGAAATGAACGTAAAATGTAAACATTGCAATGCAGAAAGGTTCAAATATGAAACAGGAAGGGTGGCAAATAATTGCTGTCATGGAGGAAAAATAACATTACCACCATTAACGGAATATCCTGATGTACTTCAACGTCTGCGAGAAGGGAATGACGAAGTATCAAGACACTTCAGACAACATATACGATCATATAATGACGCGTTTGCGTTTGCATCATTTAATTGTACCGTGGCAGATATGGGGAATTCAGGACCatatgtgatgaaaataatcgggGATGTGAGTTACAAAATATCTACAAGTTTAGAGACCGCAAACAATAACCGACCGAGATATGGACAAATTTACATCTACGACGTACAAACTCAGCTAGCGCTGAGAGAAAATGATGCAAGAAGAGCAAATCTGTTAGAAATTATTGGTAGACTGATAATAGATATCAATCCTTATGCagcaaattttaaaacaacgtACGAGCGATTTGTTAAGGGAGAAAGCCTGGTGAGATTAAACTTTATAGCACTCAAGGAAGACGATAGACGGCGGTCCATGGCGCCAACTTGTGGTGAGCTAGCAGCTCTGATCGTTTCAGATGACGGGGCAGTATCTGAAAATATAGAAGTACAAGTATTTCCAAAACAAGACCGTGCAGTTGGATATGTGCCGAGATATTCGCATCACGTTGATCCAATGACTTTTCCATTACTATTTCCGAGCGGTGATTTAGGATGGAGCTATAATATGAAACACGTAGGAACAAACAAGAAAATCTCTCCTGTTCAATATTATGTACATCGATTGGCCTTACGTCGAGGCGAAGCACAGAATCAGTTGTTGCGGAGCGGACGATTGACACAACACTATGTGATTCACGCATATCTCACAATTGAATCGCAgcgtttattgtttttaagaAATAATCAGAAGCAATTGCGTGTAGAATGTTACAAAGGAATGACTGATCACATATCAAATAGTGAAGCGAATACGTCGGATCGAACAAGACTTGGGAACCAAATGATTTTACCATCATCATTTTCCGGCAGCATGCGACATATGCAACAGCAGTACCAAGATGCAATGGCAATAACAAGGAAAGTTGGACGAccggatttatttattacaatgaCATGTAATCCTAAGTGGCCGGAAATATGTACGGTATTGAAAGATTTTCCTACAGGTACCACTGTAAATGACATACCAACAATAGCTTGTCGAATATTCAACATGCGGCTACAACAGGCACTAAAGGAAATCGAAAGCGGTTCAGTATTTGGAAAGATTGAAGGATACGTATACACagttgaatttcagaaaagaGGCTTACCGCATGCTCACATACTATTTATCTTAAATAACAATGACAAACTTTTGACTCCAGAAGCAATTGACAGTTTTATATCTGCAGAAATACCAGACAAACGAATACATCAACAACTATATCAATCTGTCACATCACACATGCTACACGGCCCTCACACATCCAAAATACCATGCTGGAATTCGGTAACGAAGTCATGCTCaaagaaatttccgaaagACTTAGTGGAAAATACTGATATAAGCGGTGGCGGTTTTCCAAAGTATCGCAGACGAAAAAATACAGACATAAATTATTACCGCAACCGCGTGGAAGGAAGAAATATCCAAGTAGACAACAGCATGGTTGTGCCTCACAATCCATACCTACTTGCAAAGTACGACTGCCACATGAACGTAGAATATTGTGCGTCAATAATGGCTATTAAATATCTCTTCAAGTACATCCACAAGGGACATGATCGTGCAAGAGTACAGATAACTGATTCAAACAGCGAGAGTGATGGTCAGCCAATAATCAACGAAATACAGGATTATGTAGATTCGCGTTACGTAGGACCGATGGAAGCAGCTTGGCGTATACTAGAACTGCCAATGCATGGACGAAGTCATGCCGTCACACGCTTACCTGTACACCTACCGGGGCAGCAATACGCAACGTTTGAGGAAGGTAGAGAAGTCGAAGCCgctacaaatgaaaaaaagtggaGAACCCATCTTATTGCATGGTTTGAATTGAACAGCATAGATGAAATGGCAAGAAATATAACTTACGCGAACACGCCAGATTACTATTCGTTTCAAGAAGCAAcaaaaacgtggaaaaaaagaaaatatgcatGTCAAGTAGTTAGTAGAATGACAAATGTTTCACCAAGGGATTCCGAAAGATTTCACCTCAAACTAATCCTTGGACATGCGACAAATGCAAGGAGTTTTATAGATTTACGCACTGTAAACGGGAAGGAATGGAATACATTTAGAGAGGCTGCAGTGGATATGGGTTTAACTGCGACAAATGACGAAGCTTTCAAAATATTCGACGAAGCTGTTTCAATACTTATGCCGAAACGGTTACGTCATTTTTTTGTGTGGTATTTAATCGGTGAAATGCCATCGAACGCGATAGATTTATGGAATACTTACAAGAAAGCATTATCTGAAGACTTCGTGGATCAGCATGAAAATAGAGCACTATGTGCAATTGAGCATCTTCTCAGAGCTGAGGCAAGATCATGTGCAGATTTTTACTTACCAATACCGgagataattttcgaaaatgaagcGGAAGAAATAACAGTGGAAAATATAGAAACCTTTGCAAAGAAAGGCAATGAACTGGTGAAGCAATTAAACAACgatcagaaaataatttatacacaaatttttgataatatcATAGATAACAAAAGTACTGATAGAAAGCAAGAAAAATGCTTTTACATCGATGGATCAGGAGGAAcaggaaaaacatttttatacaacgcATTGTACTACAtgttgaaatctgaaaaaaaaaatgttgcatgTGTTGCTTGGACAGGTATAGCAGCCATCTTACTACCATATGGCACAACCGCGCACAAAACATTTGGATTACCATTGACACTGCAAAAGGAAGgaacaattttcacaaatgcaacgatgaagaaaaaaatacaaagtataGATGTATTTATATGGGATGAATGTTCTATGATACCGAAAATTGCTTTAGAATTGATCGACAGAACGTTAAAAGATATAATGGAAGACGCATCACCGTTTGGTGGGAAGACTATAATACTAGGTGGAGACTTCAGACAAGTTTTACCCATTGTGAAACGAGGAGGTAAACAACAAATAATAGAGGAAACAATTAAATACTCCACACTTTGgagtatatttgaaaaattaagcttgaaaaaaaatatgcgagcAAAGGAGGATGCCGCAAAGTTTTCAGAGTGGTTACTTAATATAGGTAATGGAGAAGTGGAGTTGTTTGGACCAGAGAAAGAAATACAAAGCAACAATTTAATAGACGATTTATATCCAAGAAATTTGCCACTTGATGAATTAACAAACAGAGCCATCTTAGCTCCATTGAATGTCGAAGTTAATCAGTTAAATACAGAGATATTACGCAGAATGGATGGCAATATATTCGAATCAAAAAGCATAGATTACGCAACATTACAAGGAATTGATACTGCAGATGCAGCACTTGACGAAGAAGCTACTCTGCGATATCCGACAGAGTATTTAAATGGATTAACGTCATCAGGTTTACCACCACACAATCTACAGCTGAAAGTCGGAGCAATTGTGATGTCATTGCGAAATTTATCAATATCAGATGGTTTATGCAATGGAACACGGTTAGTtgtaagagaaattcactctAGAATTTTGATTGGTGAACTTCTAATCGGAGAGCGAAAAAGGCAAATAGTAGAAATACCAAGAATTAAATTAGATACGCCGGGAGACACAGATATGCCATTTATCCTCCATAGGCGACAGTTTCCAGTCAGGTTGGCATTTGCAATAACTATAAATAAATCACAAGGACAAAGTTTTGAACACGTGGGAATATTCATTGACCGACCAATCTTTGGACATGGTCAACTCTACGTTGCATTGTCACGATGCAGGTCGAagaaaggtataaaaattcaactgaaaaaaaatgaaaatgcaatAAAGAACATTGTGTACAaggaaattattgaataa